Proteins from a single region of Halodesulfovibrio sp. MK-HDV:
- a CDS encoding sigma-54 dependent transcriptional regulator — MFRILIIDDDPNISDIISQLAEDSGYAPSTASNLTDGLMVLQSESFDLVFLDVRLPDGSGLDALPRIRSSKGQPDVIIITGAGDPDGAELAIQNGAWDYIEKGSSLKQITFSMERALRFRERNKEWSERIIKRKSLIGDSPALHSVLENLSVAATGDASVLITGETGTGKEVVARTVHENSNRVEGPFVVLDCASIPENLVEGELFGHIKGSFTGATTSQKGVIEQADGGTLFLDEVGELPLPTQSAFLRVLQEKRYRPIGSTSEKTSNFRLVAATNRNLEKMCEDGTFRTDLYYRLKSCSMEIPPLRNRLEDVPALAEFHTARLCAKYSTSTKTLSNELIAILMHYEWPGNVRELVQTLERTIMRAKGEPTLYPEHLPVDIRARAAGKMLRPAEQKTPFQEKNDSSMLEPVPADVISSLFSDEFPAFKAFRTTCIAQIEKVYLENLIRQANGSIKEACKLSGLSRTRLYVLMKEHDISK; from the coding sequence ATGTTTCGTATATTGATCATTGATGATGACCCCAACATTTCCGACATAATATCACAACTGGCTGAAGACAGCGGATATGCACCATCCACCGCCAGTAATCTTACTGACGGTCTTATGGTACTGCAAAGCGAGTCATTCGACCTTGTGTTTCTTGATGTACGTCTGCCAGACGGTAGCGGGCTGGACGCCCTACCGCGTATTCGTTCCTCTAAAGGACAGCCGGACGTAATCATTATCACTGGTGCAGGCGACCCTGACGGCGCAGAACTTGCGATTCAAAACGGAGCTTGGGACTATATAGAAAAGGGAAGCAGCTTAAAGCAGATTACTTTTTCTATGGAACGCGCGCTTAGATTCCGCGAGCGTAACAAAGAATGGTCTGAACGCATTATCAAACGAAAATCGCTCATTGGTGACAGCCCCGCCCTACATTCTGTTCTGGAAAACCTTTCCGTAGCTGCCACTGGTGACGCCAGCGTCCTTATCACTGGTGAAACTGGCACCGGTAAGGAAGTTGTTGCTCGCACTGTTCACGAAAATAGCAATCGCGTAGAAGGCCCCTTTGTGGTTCTCGACTGTGCATCTATTCCTGAAAATCTTGTGGAAGGCGAACTCTTCGGACACATCAAAGGGTCATTTACAGGAGCTACCACATCCCAGAAGGGTGTTATCGAACAAGCAGACGGGGGAACTCTCTTCTTAGATGAAGTTGGCGAGCTGCCTCTTCCTACTCAGTCTGCTTTCCTGCGCGTGTTGCAAGAAAAACGCTACCGTCCGATCGGGTCTACTTCTGAAAAAACAAGTAATTTCCGCCTTGTTGCAGCAACAAACCGTAATCTTGAAAAAATGTGCGAAGATGGCACATTCAGAACAGACCTGTATTACAGACTAAAATCCTGTTCCATGGAAATCCCGCCTCTACGGAATCGTCTTGAAGATGTTCCGGCACTTGCAGAATTCCACACGGCGCGGCTATGCGCTAAATACAGCACTTCCACCAAAACGCTCTCAAATGAGCTCATCGCCATACTTATGCATTACGAGTGGCCGGGCAATGTTCGTGAACTAGTGCAGACACTTGAACGTACTATTATGCGTGCAAAAGGCGAACCAACGCTCTATCCTGAGCATCTTCCTGTAGACATCCGTGCACGTGCTGCCGGTAAAATGCTACGCCCTGCGGAACAAAAAACACCTTTCCAAGAGAAGAACGATTCCAGCATGCTGGAACCAGTGCCTGCAGATGTTATTTCATCCCTCTTCAGTGATGAGTTCCCTGCATTCAAAGCTTTTCGTACTACCTGCATCGCACAGATTGAAAAGGTATACCTTGAAAATCTTATCCGTCAGGCCAATGGTTCCATTAAAGAAGCGTGTAAACTTTCCGGCCTGTCACGCACCCGCCTTTATGTTCTGATGAAAGAACACGATATCTCCAAATAG